TGGCTCGGCAATCTCACCGGGCAGGCGCAACTTCATACCCTCTACCGGATACGCCAGAGCAGACACTATGAGTTGATCATTGTGCGCAACACCCTCGGTCACCACGACATGAGTGCCCTGTTCGCGCACAATCTGCACTGGTTTGAAATGCAGCGTTTTGTCTTCGGCCAGCACCGGCACTTTGCCTTCTACAACCAGGTGGCGGGGAATCAACGCGGCCTGCTCCAAAGACATACCGGCAATCTCGGCCTTCACATAGCTGCCAAAGCGCAGCGGATGATGCGTCGTTTGATTGAGAACTTTGTCGTCTTTGCCAGGCACTTGCAGACCGTAAGGGTTAATCAGCTCGGCCACCAGGTAGGCCATGCGGCTTTGGTCGTCTATGACGCCTTCCGTGCGTACAATTTTGGCGGTCCATTCCGCTTTCTGGCCTTCCAGGTCGCCCACCAGACGGACGTCGGAATTGAGCCCCTGATCAATCAGGAAGCGCAGCTGGTTGTCCGCCACTGGCAAGCGCACTTCGGCCTGCGACACGGACAACAATTCGCCGATCTGGCTGCCGGGATTCACATAGGTACCCAGACCCACTTCGCGCGCAGCCACCAAGGCATGGTAAGGCGCGCGAATTTCGGTGCGCTCGAGGTTTTTCTGTGCGCGAGTCAGTGCCGCTTCCGCCGCTTTGACCCGCGCTTTTTCCTGAGCCAGTTGGGGTTCGCGCAAGCTCAAGGCGGTTGGCTTGCGATCTTTGATCCGGCTCCACTCGTCGCGTGCAACCGCGCCCAAGGCCATCTCCTGTTCAAGCCCCGCCTGCGCCGATGCCAGATTGGCCTGGGCTTCTACCACCAGGGCGCGATAGTCTGCGTCCTCAATGCGCGCCAGCACCTGGCCTTCCTTGATAAATCCACCCCGCTGAAACTCCGGCGCCACGTAGCTGATCGTGCCACCCACCTGTGCCACCAACTGGGTCTGGTACTTTGGCGTTACCAATCCCTGTGAATGAACGGTCAACGCCATGGGCTCCATGACCACGGGCTGAACCTTAACCAGCGGAGCAATGTCCTCCGGCGCCTTTTCTTCCGGGGGCTGTTTCATGCTGGACAAGCCAATCATGGCGACGATGCCGCCGGCAATAATGGCGATGGGCAGATAAACCCGCTTATCCTTCAGCTTTGCTAGGGCCACGATACTAATCTCTCTGACAATGATGTTTGTATACTAACTCTGACCGGTAATGGACTACTGATGGACGGTTAGCTTGGTGATTACATCATAGAGATTCGAAGCGGAATGTCACCGGTCCTGCGATGAGCGGGGAGAATGCTGCGTTTGGGGAATAACGGGGTGTTGTTCACCGATGAAATGGGGCGTTTTACCGATACAAGTGCAATGATTGTGTTTTTGAACCTGCCAGCCAATCAGCCGCGCAAAAAAAAGCCCGGCAATTTACCGGGCTTTGGATCAGCGCTGAATCATGGCTCGACCGGATAGATGATCCGCCACTCGAACTCCAAATTGGTGCTGTTCGGGAAGGATACGGTGAGCTTCAGTGTGCCCTGCTTGGACGACGTGTAGGAGGGCGACGCGTTACCCGCCAGCTGCAACGCGAAATCATGGCCGCCATTATCCAGGTTAGCATTGCTGATGGTGCCTGCTTTAAGACCATAGAGCGCCAGAATATTGGTATCGGCTTCGTTGACTTCCCATTTGAACGTTGTGCCCTTCGGCCAGGGGTTACCATTGCAGTCATCCAGGGTAATAACACCCGAAGCAGCGGCATCTGCGGCAACGGTAAGATCAATTGAACCGCCAGCGGGTTTGGGTGCAGGGAAGCCAGTAATCGCTACCACACAGGCATCATTTCGAGACATGACAATCCGCAACTGTCGCGCAATGAAAATACTGCTTTCACCGTCGCATATAGCTGCAGCATTTACACCCTGCATACAAGGGCCATCCCACTTGTTGTTGCCAAGGTCCCGGTCACCGTCCTGGTTAGTATCAACGTAGAATTCGCCAAGGTCATACATGCCATTTTCATTGGCATCGACGTAGGGCTCTGCGCGATCTTCTGTAAAGGTATCAGCGCCATCGTATACAGCATTACCGTTGACATCAGTAAAGGACTCGGCACCGCGCATATAGGCCAAGAGCCCCACTCGCATATCAGCCGGTCTGGGCGAAGCACTTAACCACTGAACAGAACAGCGCCCGTCAATCAACGAACAGGCATCATCCACCTTACCTGCTTCCGGTGACACAAAGCGCACCTGCGTGCCATCGGGTGGGCTGTTACCAAACTGGTCAGCGGCTATGACATTGATTGAGACTGCGATACCGTCGGTATTGTAGGCATTAGCCGGCTGAGTGTCGTAAGAAATTGAGAACCGGTTATCAACCGCAACGCCGGTTGAAATAACAATGTCAGAGGAGCTGCCCTGGATCTGACTGGCGTCGTGAACGGCATAAACCTTCAAGGTAGTGGCGGTTGTGCCACTTTGCACCACGGTGGTCACTTTACCTTCGGAATCGGTGACCCCAGTGCTGGTTCCCGGCGCTAATGATATACCGCCCTCCGTGGTACTTAAGCTGAAGGTTACATCTTCACCAATGATCGGCGCAGATTGCGCACCCACTAATTTAAAGACAACTTCCGCAGTTTCCTGGCCACCGATGCCCCGCAGTGACAACTGGTTTTTTGAAATGGATACGAACTCCACCGCCAGTACCTGGTCCTGCTCAACTGTAATAGTAACTTCTGCAGACAGCGACTGGGTCTCGGTAACCAATGTAGCGTTGATTGTGTCGGTGCCAACACACCCCTGAGGGGTATAACTGAAAGTAGCCAGACCATTGGAGGTGGTTACTTGCGAAACGTCGCCTCCGTTCTTACTGATTTTCGCCAGCCCAGTGCCTACACAATTAGAATTAACCGATACACTATAAGCTTCAGAAACAGCCGCATTATTTTCGTCTACCACGTTAAGACTAATGGTCGCTGAAGAACCTGATTGCAAAACCGATTTTGTAGTTGCAAGCGCGCCGCTGGTAAAACCTGAACCGGTGCCATTCCCAAGCTTCAGGACCTGAACCGTTACTGTGCCACCGGTACCACCAGTGCCACCGGTGCTGCCGGTGCCACCGCTATCGCCACCAGTATTGAACTTGGGTGAACCACCGCCACCACCACAGGCAGCCAACGCTAACGAAGCAGCAACGGCTATAGCCTTCAACAGACCTGAAGTCTCCATACAATCTCCTTATTTCTCCTTGGTCTACAGCCAAGCAACCTTGAAATTCGCCCAGAGCGATACGCGCACAATATAGCCCAGCCAGTATTAAAGTACCAGCTCATAAAAAACACATAACTGATTGTTTTTTATACAATAACCACAAAAAAATAGGGGCTATTGATAGGGGATTAGCCCTGTATCAGCGGGCCCGGTTAAATGGCGGTAAAGAATTCAGAATCGCTTTGCCGTAACGCCTTGTCAGCAAGCGGTTATCCATGATGGTAATGGCGCCGGCATCGGACTCTGCCCGCAACAGGCGGCCGCAGGCCTGCACCAGTTTCATGGCCGCGTCGGGCACGGTGATTTCCATGAAGGGATTGCCACCCCGGGCTTCAATCCATTCCGACAGGGAGGCTTCCACCGGATCATCGGGTACGGCGAAGGGTATCTTGGCGATGATCACGTGTTCGCAATAGCCACCGGGCAGATCCACGCCCTCGGCGAAGCTCGCCAGACCAAACAGAATACTGGCCTCGCCCTTTTCGATACGGGCTTTGTGCTGATTGAGCATTTCCTGTTTGGACTTATCGCCCTGCACCAGAATCTTGTCGCGCAACGCCACTGGCAGGCCATCGTACACATCCAGCATCTGCCGGCGGGAGGCAAACAGCACCAGGCTGCCTTTGGCGGAATCGAGCAAATCCGGCAAGGCGTCAATCAACCCGAGTGTGTGGTTGATGCTGTCGCTGGCATCGCTGGCCGAATCGGGGATGCGCAGCTCGCCCCGGGAAAAATCAAACGGACTGGGCACCACCGCATAACTGGCATCGTCGGGTGTGCCGGCGCGCATTTTAAGGCGGTCGAACCGGCCAAGCGCGGTGAGCGTGGCCGAGGTCACCACCGCCCCGCAGCAACGGCGCCATAAACTGTACTCCAGGGTTTTGGCGGCCAGGATGGGGCTGGAACAGATTTCGTAATCCAGGCTGCCACCAAAATCCACCAGGGTAATCCAGCGCGCTTTGGGCAACGCATCGGCCACCTGCGGTTCGGCATAGCTGGCCCAGAGCGACAGTGCCGCTTCGGCGCGGGCGAGCCACAGGCCCACCTGCGGGAACCAGTTTTCCAGGTCCACCTTGGGCACATCGCAATCGTTGGATTCCAGCGACTGCTCCAGCTCGCGGCTGATTTTGCCGAGTAATTCGGTCAACCGCTCGAAGCCGATTTTCAATTGCACGGCCACGTCCATCATGGCCTCGGGCACGATACCCTGCTCAAACCGGTAGCGGGGCGATCGCTCCGGGTCTTCAATGCGCTCGGCCAACTGGGTCACCATGGGGTAGACCAGCTCGAGATTGCGCTTGCAATCGCCCAGTGCCGCGGGCAACTGCTCGCCAAACCGATCGATGTTGCCAGCGCCACTCACCTCGCCCAACATGGCCCCGTGCACCTTATTCACCTGCTCGATCCATTTCATGCTGCCGATTAACCGGCTGTGCGCAGCAAAATGATTGAGGGCTTTATCGGGCAGGTGATGACCTTCGTCAAACACGTAGATGGCGTCTTCAGGCGCCGGCAGAATGGCACCCCCACCGAGCGCCAGATCCGCCAACACCAGATCATGGTTGGCCACAATCACGTCAAAACTGCCGAGCGAATCGCGCGATTTGATAAAACTGCAGCTGCTCACGTTGGAACAGCGGCGACCGGTGCACTGGCGGTGGTCGGTGGTGACCCGGCCCCATACATCCGCGGCCAGCTCTTCATGCCACTCGTCTTTATCACCCGCCCATTTGTTGGCCGCCATGGCATCCATCATGGACTGATAGATGGTGAGCGCCTGCTCATCCACCTGCGGGTATTCATCTTCGTACAGGGCTTTGTCGCTGTTGTTGGCCGCGTCCACATCGGAAAGAATGCGGTCCAATTTGGACAAACACAGATAGCGCCCGCGGCCCTTGGCCAACGCAAAACTGAAATTCAGCCCGGAATGGCGTTTCACATCCGGCAGATCCTTGTTGATGATCTGCTCCTGCAACGCCACGGTGGCGGTGGAGATCACCAATTTCTTGCCGAGGAACCTTGCCGCCGGAATCGCCGCCAGCAAATAGGCCACCGTTTTGCCCGTGCCGGTGCCCGCCTCCACCACGCACACATGGCCTTCACCCTCGCGCTCTTCGTCGTCATTCAGCCGGATGCCCCCGAGCGTGCGCGCGATTTCGGCAATCATCAGCTTCTGACCATAGCGGGGCTTGAGTTCCCGGGCTTCCAGAAACTGGCTATAAGCGGCTTGAATGGTTTTTTTCAATCCGGCGTCGAGCATAAAGCGGGAAAACCTCAGATTATTTGAGCGACCGCAATTTCTTGCTTATGCTCTATTGATCCCAAAAGGAGTCGGCTCAGGCCATTATATGCTGAAAGACAAATCCATACCCGTCTGGGTATTCGTCATCGCCGCTGTCGTCCTGGTGATCGTGAGTGTGGCCAGTACCCTGATCATCGCCAAACAATACCGCGCAGGCTTTGACGAGGCGGCCAGCACCAAGCGCGCTCTGGGCATTGTGGAAAACCGGCCCAAGTTCGACACCTTTGCCGGCCACGGTGTGTGTGAAGCTGCCATTTACGCCAATATGGAGGGCAAAATTGTGACCCTTCAAATGGATGAGCGGGCCGCCATCTACAATGACTTCGAGCGCACCAACACCCTTTTGTTCACCGCCGACGTTGTACCGGCCGATGAGCGGTTTTTAAGCGAACACCGCTCCACCATCCCCATGCAGGCCCAGTGCGTCACCAGCGCAGATAACAACAAGCTGGTGACACTGGTGATTGCGCCCGCCGATCAGTGACCGGCGTCCAATCGCGCATGTACCGGGTTGGCGTAGATTCCCAATAACAAATCCCGCTGCAAATCCGGCATCCCCTGCACCCTGCGCTCCAGCTCCTTTTTCACGCAGGGGTGTTGCGCCGGGTCGAAACGCTTGCCTTCGGTGCCGAAAATCACATCGGGCACGCGGCCGGTGAGCATGGTATAGGCCATGCAATTGCTGGCGTGAAGAAAGTAATTGGACAGGATCTGGCGGTCCACTTCGGCAGCAACGGCATCGGTGGATTCATAATCACCCTTGATGACGTTACCAAAGGCCAGGTGAATGGCACCTTTGTAACCCTTGATACCCTGGGCGATAGACTCCACGTCCTCATGTTCGCCCTTCTGATAGCTGCCTTCGGTTTGCAACATGTAAAGCTCGCGGCTTTTGGCTATGTCGCATGGGTCCCACTCGTAAGAAATGGAAACCGGCACCAGATTCAGCTCGGCAATGTATTCACTCAGTGGCTGCGGCTTAGGGCGATTAAGTGCAAACATGCTGATCACTGCCGGGTTGGTCTTATCGCGCCCGTCTTTGGCCCGGCCTTCGCGCTGGGCTATCCACACATTGGATTTTTCTTCCCGCACCACGTGGTGAATGTAGGAAGACAGGTATTTGGCTGCTTTCAGTTTCTCGCGCGGGGCCTTGGCCGAGCGGTTAACGATAAACGACTTGTTCAGCCGCATAATGTCCGACACATAGGGCTTGGTGAGCAAGTTGTCGCCAATGGCAATCTGCAGGGTCTGGAACTCGTTGATGTAGAGCACCCAGTTCACCATGGCGGGGTCCATGGCGATGTCGCGGTGGTTACTGGTAAACAGATAGGCCTGATTGCGATCCAGCGATTCCAGGCCGCTGAAGCTGACGCCGCGGGACTGTTCATCCAGCATGGCACGCAGGTATTTGGACACCAGCTCCTGCAGGCCATCCACGGTATCGATACCGGCGAACTGTTGCTGCAGCTTGCGCTTGACCAGGGGCTTGAGCGCCCAACCGGCAAGGCGGCTCAGGCGCGGGTAAAACAGGGCAGCAATGGCGCTGTGCAGTTCCGGGTTATCTACAATCCGGGCCAGGGTGGGGGCTACCTCATCGTCGCGGTAGGGACGGATGTCGTCAAAATCACTCATATTGTTATCGCTTGCTATTTGAGTACACTCGGCCCTGCCTTAGGCCTTTGCGGATTCGGCTCGCTTCCCGGAGCGGAAAACCGGGCAAAATACCGAAAAAGGACACTAAATGCTAGTTGAAAGCTGCCCTTGTTGTAGCGGCAAGTCTTACGCCGCGTGTTGCGGCCCCATTCATGCGGGCGGGGCCGCCGCCAGCCCCGAGACCCTGATGCGCTCGCGCTTTGCGGCGCATGCCCTGGGGTTATTTGATTACATTCTCGCGAGCTGGTCCGATGAGGCGCGCCCCGCGGTGGATCAGGCTGGCCTGCGTGATTGGCTGGCGGCCGCACAATTTGGTCACTTGCGGGTCATTGCGGCACAGGATGACTGGGTGGAATTTGAATGCTGGTACAAGCAAAACGATCAACTGGAGCAACTGCACGACCGCTCCTACTTTGTTCACGAGCACGGCCATTGGCGTTATCACCGCTCCGAGGCCCCGCGTAGCAAACCCTCCGTGCCGGGGCGCAATGACCCCTGCCCCTGCGGTTCAGGCAAAAAACACAAGAAGTGCTGTGGCTAGCGTTCAGCTCACATGCTTAACCCTGTAACTCATGCACCGACTCCTCCAGTGCATGGATCGCGTCGGTCAGCTGTTCATCGCACAGGTAAGGCGCAGGCCCCATGCGCAGCCAGTGGCGCCGGTAATCCGTGTGCACGCCCCGATCGCGCATCATTTCAGACAAGGCTTGCGCGTGCGGTGAGTCAAAGGATAAAAAGCCGCCCATGTATTCCACCGAAGTGCTGAGCTTGATCACCGCCGGATCAAAATCGTTGCGCTTGAAGGTGTTGGCCAGCAGCTCCAATTGATGATGGTGCACGTCGTCCAGGAACTCGGGCGTGAGATTCTGGGCCCGGAAGAAATCAAATACCCGGTCCGCGCGGAACACCGGCAACATATCAATGGACGAACCATGAAAACGCGCGGCGCCATCGGCATAGGCAAGGGGCGTAGCTGCGGGATTGTCCACCACCGGATCGAAGCCGCCAAACCAACCGGTAATTACCGGCCTGAAATCCGCGCCTTCTGGCACATGCATAAACGCGATGCCGCTGCCCATCTGGCAGTATTTGGCACCACCCGCCACCACAAAAGCGCCCTGCAGGTTGTAGTCTTCTACGGAAAACGACAACACATTTACCGAGTGGTAGGCATCCACAAACAGCGCTACGCCCCTGGCCTCGCACAGCGGCATGAGCGTATCCAGCTCCAGTGTCTGGTGACCGGTTTCAAAATTGACCGACGACACACACAGCGCAGCCGTTTTATCGTTAATTTGCGCGGCCAGACGCTCCACCAAGGTGCTGGCCGGATTGGCCGCCACCGATACCACCTCTACCCCCGCCTCGGCCAGACGCGCCAGCTGGCGGGCAATCGACGGATATTCCGCGTCGGTGGTGACGATTCTCGGACGCGTGGCCAGCGGCATCGCCGACAGAAAGCGGATAAACAAGTCGTGCACCGAAGACGCCAGCGCGATGCGTTCAGGCGCGGCGTGGATCAGCTCGGCAAAGCCGGCACGCACCCGATCGGCAATCTCAAATTCCTGTTCGAACCGCTCCTCGCCGTAACGGTTCAGGCAATCCCAATGCGCCTGGTAGGCGTCACCGGCACAATCCGGCATGGCCTGGTGAATATGGCCAGTGAGCATGATGCGGGCGCCAACAGCGGCGTGGCTGTACAGGGCAGCGAGTTTATTAGGGGTTTTGGTCAGGTCGGCAAGTGTGGGCATGGGCGCTCTCTCGTTCTGTTCAGGAAGTATAGTCGAGCCCTTTGCGGTAGACTGCGCGGCTCACTTCAACCAAGCCCTCAGAGGAAACCCGCGTGTCGACCCCTGCCCTGCACACCCTTGTGGACTTCTTTAACGCCACCGGCCTGCGCTACAAGGCCTATGATCTGGGCGCCCGTATCCAGCTGCTGGCCAAGGACACCTTTGTGGGCTTCGAAAGCGGCCTCACCCCCTACCCGGCCCCCTATCTGGGCAAGGCCAATCTGGGCCTGGTGCTGTGGCGCGAGGGCGACGCGCAGGCGCCGCAAATCTGGTTTCTGCGCTTTGCACTGGACGAGCAAGGCAAGCTGGCACCAGCCGAGCGGGACAGCTTCCTGCGCCAGTTACTGATCAGCGTGGGGGAAAACCTGGACGCGGCCAGTGAGGGCGGCAAACTCAAGGGCGTGTTGGACAACAACCCTTACGTGTGGGAACCGGCGGAGCCGCTGCGCGCGGCCTTCCACGCCAAACTCACCCACCGGCTGAAACTCGCCCCCAGCGCACATTACCCGGACGCCCTGCACTACCTGACACAAGGCCCATGGGACTACTGGCAGGCGCTGGGCTTGCAGGGGCTGGCAGATCTGGTGGTGCGCTGGCAGCAAACCGACGTGCACAAGGCCTTCAAAGCCAGTCTTGGCCAGCTGCCCGATGCGGTGCTGGCCAACCTTGCACCGCTGTTTGAACACGAGGCCATAGACGCAGCCCTGACCCAGTGCTGGATAGAGCGCTTAGACAGCGCCCGAAAGGCCAATCAACCCGGCCAGGCCACCGCTTGCCTGCGCGCCATCGCCAGCAGCGAAGCCCGCGGCATGGTCAATGCGGTGATTGAGCAATTGCTGGCGAGCCCGCAGTTAGATGCGGAAACCCTGGTGACCCTGGCCACCCGCCACAACCAGGCCATCAGCCAGCCCGAACTCACCCTGCCCTACCTTGAGCAGATTGCCCAACTGGACACCAGCGCCTTCAACCGCATCATGGCTGAACTCCTGTTCAACGCCAGCCTGCGCCCCGCCTGGCTCGCCGCCTTCCGCGATCCGCACCGCTCCGAACGCCTGGCCCAAGCCATTGGCGCCCTGCTGGGCAGCAACAACTGAAACACCAAAGTACCAAGGGGTCTGGCGCGACCCGGTCTGGCCCCTTGGTACTTACAACCGACTCCTTTTCGGCCATGGGAATGGCCTCCTACAAAATCATAACCTCGGGGAGTCTGACCCCAGTTCTTGCCCGCTCTCAGTTTATTTTGGTGCGGCAGCGACAACGGCGTCGCTGTTGGTTGGCATGGGGATGTGGTCCGGGCTACGGGTGGCGGATTTGTCGAGTATGCGGGCGGGCCAGAGCGCGAGCAGCCAGGCCAGCACCAGGGCGATAGCACCGATCCACAGCGCCAGCTGATAGTCGGCCAGCAACTGCCCTTCGCCCGTCACACTGAACCCTGCCACCAGTGGCCCACTGGCCAAACCCATTTTGGAGGCAAAGCCCGCCAGTGCGGTAAAGCGGCCGGAGTGATCGAATTCCGCCGCCATGCCCAGCAGGTAAGCAATCACCAACGCCCAAGTCACGCCCACCAGACAATTAGCGAAGCCGAATACCCCGGGCTGATCTGAAAACATCAGACCCCAGGTGGCCCAGGCGGTGAGCAACATGCTGATGCCCAACACCGTGGCCCGGGCAAAATGCTGACTGGTGACGATTACCAGTGCCGCGCCAGCCATGCCCATCCAGGCGGCTATACCCAACCACTGTCCCGCCTGTTCCACCGACAGGCCGGCCGACTTGGCCAGGCCCATGATTATCGCGTAAGGGCCATTGTTGCCGGCCTGAAACAGAAACAACGCCGCCAGGGTAAACACCAATGGCCAATAAGCCACCTCGGCGGATGCACCTGCCGGGCGTACTTTTGGCGCATAGTCCGGCAGCCACTGCAGCAATGCCAGCGCCACAAACGAAAACGCCATCAATGTTAGAAACAAAACGTGGCTGCCAGCGGCCTCTACCCACAGTGGCAGCCACATAACGCCCAGACCACCCAAGCCATATTGCACCACCAATAAAACGGCAAAGGTGCGCGCGGGATTCTGGGTACGGGCAAACACACCATAGGCAATACCCACCAACAATCCGCCCACACAGCCATGCGCGAAACGGATCGCCGCCAGCGCCAGTGGCTCGGCCACCACCATAGACACGGCATCCAACGCGATCAGTCCCACCAACAAGGCGGCACAAAAACGCGCCCAGGGAAAACGCCCCACCAGCACCACCGCCGCCAATGCCCCGAGGGCTGCGCCGTAAATATTGGAGGAGGTAACCGCACTGGCTTCGGCGGTGCTGAATCCACGGCCAGTGATCAGGCCATCCACCAGTGCCGGTAGGATGTTCACGTAAAAAAGTCCGGCGGTGGCAAGCCAGGCCAGACTGAACCGGGCCAGCCAGCCGTTGGGCGCCTGGCGTGGGAGCCAGGCATTGAGCGCGGTAACATTATTCAACATGCGGTAGGTCCTTTACTGACACAGTGGCGCCAACTTATGGGCTTCCTTCGCCGCCGTTTTCCATAGATAAGTGTCGTTGTCAGAAAAATAGTAATAACTGGCACCATTGGGCAGCAGTAAAACGCTGATGCCACCGTAACCCGACATGAAGGGCACCCACAAGGGTGCGCTGCAACCCACATCGCTGCCGATTTCGTGCGCCCAGAAGCCATTGTTGTAGTGATAG
This region of Simiduia agarivorans SA1 = DSM 21679 genomic DNA includes:
- a CDS encoding efflux RND transporter periplasmic adaptor subunit; the protein is MALAKLKDKRVYLPIAIIAGGIVAMIGLSSMKQPPEEKAPEDIAPLVKVQPVVMEPMALTVHSQGLVTPKYQTQLVAQVGGTISYVAPEFQRGGFIKEGQVLARIEDADYRALVVEAQANLASAQAGLEQEMALGAVARDEWSRIKDRKPTALSLREPQLAQEKARVKAAEAALTRAQKNLERTEIRAPYHALVAAREVGLGTYVNPGSQIGELLSVSQAEVRLPVADNQLRFLIDQGLNSDVRLVGDLEGQKAEWTAKIVRTEGVIDDQSRMAYLVAELINPYGLQVPGKDDKVLNQTTHHPLRFGSYVKAEIAGMSLEQAALIPRHLVVEGKVPVLAEDKTLHFKPVQIVREQGTHVVVTEGVAHNDQLIVSALAYPVEGMKLRLPGEIAEPETKNDNPEALAGKAE
- the dinG gene encoding ATP-dependent DNA helicase DinG; the encoded protein is MLDAGLKKTIQAAYSQFLEARELKPRYGQKLMIAEIARTLGGIRLNDDEEREGEGHVCVVEAGTGTGKTVAYLLAAIPAARFLGKKLVISTATVALQEQIINKDLPDVKRHSGLNFSFALAKGRGRYLCLSKLDRILSDVDAANNSDKALYEDEYPQVDEQALTIYQSMMDAMAANKWAGDKDEWHEELAADVWGRVTTDHRQCTGRRCSNVSSCSFIKSRDSLGSFDVIVANHDLVLADLALGGGAILPAPEDAIYVFDEGHHLPDKALNHFAAHSRLIGSMKWIEQVNKVHGAMLGEVSGAGNIDRFGEQLPAALGDCKRNLELVYPMVTQLAERIEDPERSPRYRFEQGIVPEAMMDVAVQLKIGFERLTELLGKISRELEQSLESNDCDVPKVDLENWFPQVGLWLARAEAALSLWASYAEPQVADALPKARWITLVDFGGSLDYEICSSPILAAKTLEYSLWRRCCGAVVTSATLTALGRFDRLKMRAGTPDDASYAVVPSPFDFSRGELRIPDSASDASDSINHTLGLIDALPDLLDSAKGSLVLFASRRQMLDVYDGLPVALRDKILVQGDKSKQEMLNQHKARIEKGEASILFGLASFAEGVDLPGGYCEHVIIAKIPFAVPDDPVEASLSEWIEARGGNPFMEITVPDAAMKLVQACGRLLRAESDAGAITIMDNRLLTRRYGKAILNSLPPFNRAR
- a CDS encoding 1-acyl-sn-glycerol-3-phosphate acyltransferase, whose translation is MSDFDDIRPYRDDEVAPTLARIVDNPELHSAIAALFYPRLSRLAGWALKPLVKRKLQQQFAGIDTVDGLQELVSKYLRAMLDEQSRGVSFSGLESLDRNQAYLFTSNHRDIAMDPAMVNWVLYINEFQTLQIAIGDNLLTKPYVSDIMRLNKSFIVNRSAKAPREKLKAAKYLSSYIHHVVREEKSNVWIAQREGRAKDGRDKTNPAVISMFALNRPKPQPLSEYIAELNLVPVSISYEWDPCDIAKSRELYMLQTEGSYQKGEHEDVESIAQGIKGYKGAIHLAFGNVIKGDYESTDAVAAEVDRQILSNYFLHASNCMAYTMLTGRVPDVIFGTEGKRFDPAQHPCVKKELERRVQGMPDLQRDLLLGIYANPVHARLDAGH
- a CDS encoding YchJ family protein, which produces MLVESCPCCSGKSYAACCGPIHAGGAAASPETLMRSRFAAHALGLFDYILASWSDEARPAVDQAGLRDWLAAAQFGHLRVIAAQDDWVEFECWYKQNDQLEQLHDRSYFVHEHGHWRYHRSEAPRSKPSVPGRNDPCPCGSGKKHKKCCG
- a CDS encoding aminotransferase class V-fold PLP-dependent enzyme, with protein sequence MPTLADLTKTPNKLAALYSHAAVGARIMLTGHIHQAMPDCAGDAYQAHWDCLNRYGEERFEQEFEIADRVRAGFAELIHAAPERIALASSVHDLFIRFLSAMPLATRPRIVTTDAEYPSIARQLARLAEAGVEVVSVAANPASTLVERLAAQINDKTAALCVSSVNFETGHQTLELDTLMPLCEARGVALFVDAYHSVNVLSFSVEDYNLQGAFVVAGGAKYCQMGSGIAFMHVPEGADFRPVITGWFGGFDPVVDNPAATPLAYADGAARFHGSSIDMLPVFRADRVFDFFRAQNLTPEFLDDVHHHQLELLANTFKRNDFDPAVIKLSTSVEYMGGFLSFDSPHAQALSEMMRDRGVHTDYRRHWLRMGPAPYLCDEQLTDAIHALEESVHELQG
- a CDS encoding DUF3549 family protein — translated: MSTPALHTLVDFFNATGLRYKAYDLGARIQLLAKDTFVGFESGLTPYPAPYLGKANLGLVLWREGDAQAPQIWFLRFALDEQGKLAPAERDSFLRQLLISVGENLDAASEGGKLKGVLDNNPYVWEPAEPLRAAFHAKLTHRLKLAPSAHYPDALHYLTQGPWDYWQALGLQGLADLVVRWQQTDVHKAFKASLGQLPDAVLANLAPLFEHEAIDAALTQCWIERLDSARKANQPGQATACLRAIASSEARGMVNAVIEQLLASPQLDAETLVTLATRHNQAISQPELTLPYLEQIAQLDTSAFNRIMAELLFNASLRPAWLAAFRDPHRSERLAQAIGALLGSNN